A window of the Caretta caretta isolate rCarCar2 chromosome 21, rCarCar1.hap1, whole genome shotgun sequence genome harbors these coding sequences:
- the MYOG gene encoding myogenin, translating to MELFETNPYFFPDQRFYDGENYLSSRLQGYEQGAYQERPGLGLCPEGRTGLEEKGSPLPEHCPGQCLPWACKICKRKTVSIDRRRAATLREKRRLKKVNEAFEALKRSTLLNPNQRLPKVEILRSAIQYIERLQTLLSTLNQQEREQRDLRYRSSASQPGVASECGSNSASCSPEWSSQLEFSSNPGDHLLNDESSEDHNLHSLSSIVESIAVEDVAVTFQEERVQN from the exons ATGGAGCTCTTTGAGACCAACCCTTacttctttccagaccagagatTTTACGATGGCGAAAACTATTTGAGCTCCCGTTTGCAGGGCTACGAGCAGGGGGCGTACCAGGAGCGGCCGGGCCTGGGGCTGTGTCCTGAGGGCAGGACGGGGCTGGAGGAGAAGGGCTCGCCCCTGCCTGAGCACTGCCCCGGCCAGTGTCTGCCCTGGGCGTGCAAGATCTGCAAGAGGAAAACGGTCTCCATCGACCGGCGCCGTGCCGCCACCCTGCGGGAGAAGCGGAGGTTAAAAAAGGTGAACGAGGCCTTTGAGGCCCTGAAACGGAGCACGTTACTGAACCCCAACCAGCGGCTGCCCAAGGTGGAGATCCTGCGAAGTGCCATCCAGTACATCGAGCGCCTGCAGACCCTGCTCAGCACCCTCAACCAGCAGGAGCGGGAGCAGAGGGACCTGCGTTACCGCAGCAGCGCCTCCCAGCCAGGG GTGGCCAGTGAGTGTGGGTCCAACAGCGCCTCATGCAGCCCAGAGTGGAGCTCCCAGCTGGAATTCAGCAGTAACCCTGGGG ATCACTTGTTAAATGACGAATCCTCTGAAGACCACAACCTTCACTCCCTGTCCTCGATCGTTGAAAGCATCGCGGTGGAGGATGTGGCTGTCACGTTCCAAGAAGAGAGGGTTCAAAACTGA